A window of Oncorhynchus keta strain PuntledgeMale-10-30-2019 chromosome 27, Oket_V2, whole genome shotgun sequence contains these coding sequences:
- the LOC118382757 gene encoding RNA-binding protein 10-like → MYWDGEKQTYIPAPAQSTETVVAPGDNTAPSNPPSAALGGKEKKDKPKNKTAQQIAKNMERWAKSLNRQKENVRSLSSSSSVTPVASMALSPGDTWAPGLGRHDDRRESASADAGYAVLEKKGALSERAQIILDQLRHTDHRERSPPQVQGLVPAYNGETDSEGEEGGEKDARMTDWAKLACLLCRRQFPNKEALIRHQQLSELHKQNLEQRSSQQEGGASERRERGLPTEPPDPKKRKYSPLDGTAGSSLGARMLQGVVKNGLLLRNMQVD, encoded by the exons ATGTACTGGGACGGAGAGAAGCAGACATATATTCCAGCTCCCGCCCAATCAACTGAGACTGTTGTTGCCCCCGGTGATAACACCGCCCCCTCTAACCCCCCCTCTGCTGCCCTCGGGGGCAAGGAGAAGAAAGACAAGCCCAAAAACAAGACAGCACAACAG ATAGCGAAGAACATGGAGCGTTGGGCTAAGAGTCTGAACAGACAGAAGGAGAAcgttcgctctctctcctcttcctcctccgtgACCCCTGTGGCCTCTATGGCTCTTTCCCCTGGTGACACCTGGGCTCCTGGACTCGGTCGCCATGACGACCGCAGGGAATCCGCCAGCGCAGACGCCGGATATGCTGTCCTGGAGAAGAag GGGGCGTTGTCTGAAAGAGCTCAGATCATCCTGGACCAGCTCAGACACACAGATCACAGAGAG cGCTCCCCTCCTCAGGTGCAGGGTTTGGTGCCGGCCTACAATGGAGAGACGGACAgcgagggagaggaaggaggagagaaggatgcgAGGATGACAGACTGGGCTAAGCTAGCCTGTCTGCTGTGTAGGAGACAGTTCCCCAACAAGGAGGCTCTCATACGACACCAGCAGCTCTCAGAGCTACACAAG CAAAACCTGGAACAGAGGTCGTCTCAGCAGGAGGGGGGAGCTtcggagaggagggagagaggtctcCCCACCGAACCACCAGACCCCAAGAAGAGGAAGTACAGCCCCCT tgatggtaCGGCTGGCAGTAGTCTAGGTGCCAGGATGCTGCAGGGAGTGGTGAAGAATGGCCTGCTGCTACGTAACATGCAAGTggactga
- the LOC118381487 gene encoding transketolase-like codes for MASYHKPDEKTLQGLKDIANKLRINSVKATCASNSGHPTTCCSAAELMSVLFFHTMRYKATDPRNPCNDRFVLSKGHAAPILYAAWAEAGFVKEADLINLRKIDSDLEGHPTPKLEFVDVATGSLGQGLGAACGMAYTGKHFDKSSYRVYCMLGDGECSEGAVWEAMAFGSHYNLDNLVAIIDANRLGQSEAAPLKHDMDVYRRRCEAFGWNTYVVDGHDVEELCKALWQAQQVKGKPTMILAKTFKGRGLKGIENTDNWHGKPMPKDRAEEAIKDLESQIQNPNKTICPELPNEDTAPADLSPITLPSPPNYKIGDKVATRKAYGVALAKLGQSSPRVVALDADMKNSTFSEMFHKAYPERYIECFIAEQNMVSVAIGCATRDRTVAFASTFAAFLSRAYDHIRMAAVSESNINLAGSHCGVSIGEDGPSQMALEDIAMFRAIPTCTLFYPSDGVSTERSVELAANTKGICFLRITRPELKVIYDPKEKFEVGVAKVLRQSDSDQVTVIGAGVTLHEALTAADQLASEGVNIRVIDPFTIKPLDAATIVSSARATGGRIITVEDHYREGGLGEAVLSAVGEEPGIMVTRLAVNRIPRSGKPQELLDLYGINAKHIANAVRQTFAN; via the exons ATGGCGAGCTACCATAAACCGGACGAGAAGACACTGCAGGGCCTGAAAGACATCGCTAACAAGTTACGGATCAACTCGGTCAAGGCAACGTGCGCCTCCAACTCCGG TCACCCCACCACATGTTGCAGCGCCGCAGAGCTGATGTCCGTGCTGTTCTTCCACACGATGCGTTACAAAGCCACGGACCCACGCAACCCGTGCAACGACCGCTTCGTGCTTTCCAAG GGTCATGCTGCACCAATCCTGTACGCTGCCTGGGCAGAGGCGGGCTTTGTGAAGGAGGCTGACCTGATTAACCTTAGGAAGATCGACTCTGACCTGGAGGGTCACCCCACACCC AAACTGGAGTTTGTTGACGTGGCAACGGGGTCTCTGGGCCAGGGGCTTGGGGCCGCCTGCGGCATGGCCTACACCGGGAAACACTTCGACAAGTCCAG TTACCGTGTGTACTGCATGCTGGGTGATGGGGAGTGCTCTGAGGGGGCTGTCTGGGAAGCCATGGCGTTTGGTTCCCACTACAACCTGGATAACCTGGTGGCTATTATCGACGCTAACCGCCTGGGACAGAGTGAAGCTGCTCCTCTCAAACACGACATGGACGTCTACCGCAGACGCTGCGAAGCGTTCGG GTGGAACACGTATGTGGTGGATGGTCATGACGTTGAGGAGCTGTGTAAAGCTCTGTGGCAGGCCCAGCAGGTGAAGGGGAAACCCACTATGATCCTGGCCAAGACCTTCAAGGGTCGAGGACTCAAAG GCATAGAGAACACAGATAACTGGCATGGGAAGCCCATGCCCAAGGACCGGGCCGAGGAGGCCATTAAAGATTTAGAGTCTCAGATTCAGAACCCCAACAAGACCATCTGCCCCGAGCTACCCAACGAAGATACCGCTCCTGCTGACCTCTCACCAATCACCCTGCCTAGCCCTCCCAATTACAAGATCGGagacaag gTGGCTACTCGTAAGGCGTATGGCGTGGCCCTGGCTAAACTGGGTCAGTCCAGTCCGAGGGTGGTGGCTCTGGACGCTGACATGAAGAACTCTACCTTCTCTGAGATGTTCCACAAGGCCTACCCTGAACGCTACATAGAGTGCTTCATCGCTGAGCAGAACATG GTGAGCGTGGCGATCGGCTGTGCCACACGGGACCGCACGGTGGCGTTCGCCAGCACCTTCGCTGCCTTCCTGTCCCGGGCTTACGACCATATCAGAATGGCTGCCGTCTCAGAGTCAAACATCAACCTGGCGGGGTCACACTGTGGAGTCTCTATCG GTGAGGATGGCCCCTCCCAGATGGCATTGGAAGACATTGCCATGTTTCGCGCTATCCCAACATGCACTCTGTTCTACCCAAGTGACGGCGTCTCCACCGAGAGGTCTGTGGAGCTGGCTGCTAACACCAAG ggaaTCTGTTTCCTCCGCATCACCAGACCAGAACTAAAGGTGATCTACGACCCCAAAGAGAAGTTTGAGGTGGGCGTGGCCAAGGTGCTGCGTCAGTCCGACAGCGACCAGGTGACGGTGATTGGAGCTGGAGTGACTCTGCATGAAGCTCTGACTGCTGCTGACCAGCTGGCCAGCGAGG gagtgaaCATCCGTGTGATTGACCCGTTCACCATCAAGCCCCTGGATGCCGCCACCATCGTGTCGAGCGCCCGCGCCACCGGAGGGAGGATCATCACCGTGGAGGACCACTACAGAGAGG GTGGTCTTGGGGAGGCGGTGCTGTCTGCGGTGGGGGAGGAGCCTGGTATCATGGTGACACGCCTGGCGGTGAACCGTATACCCCGGAGTGGAAAACCTCAGGAGCTCCTGGACCTGTACGGAATCAACGCCAAACACATCGCCAACGCCGTGCGCCAGACCTTCGCTAACTGA